In Roseofilum capinflatum BLCC-M114, the sequence TGTGGTTATGGGCAAATGTCCAAAGTTCCGTGAGTGAATGGGGAGAATGGGTTACCCTGGGGGCGATCGCCTGGGGTGGGATTTGGTGGTGGCGGCAAAAGTCTGCCTCTGCTTCCGTGGAAACCCTGCCTCAACGGGTAAACCGGGAAACTTTGGAGCAGACGTTTACTCAGGTTGAAGGGGCGATCTCCGAATTAGCCACAGAAGACGTTGATGTTTCCAGTTGGCAAAACCGCTTGCATGAACTCAGAGCCGAAATTAACCGCAAAACCCTCAATATTGCCATTACTGGCGGTAGAAATGTGGGCAAAACTAGCCTGTTGAATCTCCTCTCTCAGGATTGGCAAATTGTAGAAACCCCTGCCCTGTTTACGCCGAATCCGAGCGCCGAAACTCAAAGCCAGATTGAAGCACAACAGAGCAACAGTGATGTGATTCTGTTGGTTATTTCGGGAGATTTAACCGATTCTGAATATCAAACCCTAGAACGGCTCAAAAATAATCATCACCATGTTATTTTAGTCTTCAATAAACAAGATCAATACTTACCCCAAGAACTTCCCAGCATTCTGCAACAAATTAACAGCCGCATCACCGGCACACTAGAGCAAGAGGATTTAGTCGTAACTGCCGCTATCCCTCAAGCGATCAAAGTCCGCAAACACCAACCGGATGGCACAGTAAACGAATGGATGGAACAGCCAGCGCCCCAAATTGAAGCCCTGACAACCCGTTTGGCGCAAGTGGCTACCGCTTCTAGTGCGCCCATTTTAGGGACGATCCAGCGCCAAGCAGAAGCCTTACAGGGCGAAATTCAAGCCGTCTGGAACCAGAAACGCCGCGATCGCGCTTTGCCGGCG encodes:
- a CDS encoding slr1306 family protein translates to MATLIRRPLLVGGLGLGAILWLWANVQSSVSEWGEWVTLGAIAWGGIWWWRQKSASASVETLPQRVNRETLEQTFTQVEGAISELATEDVDVSSWQNRLHELRAEINRKTLNIAITGGRNVGKTSLLNLLSQDWQIVETPALFTPNPSAETQSQIEAQQSNSDVILLVISGDLTDSEYQTLERLKNNHHHVILVFNKQDQYLPQELPSILQQINSRITGTLEQEDLVVTAAIPQAIKVRKHQPDGTVNEWMEQPAPQIEALTTRLAQVATASSAPILGTIQRQAEALQGEIQAVWNQKRRDRALPAIEQYQWIAATTAFANPIPSLDLLTTGAITGQLILDLAKIYQPNQSFTLQQGQKVAGTLGELIVKLGLVELSTQTITHVLKTNAITYTAGGLVQGISAAYLTRIAGLSLVEYFQTQDFNPEQGLNLDKLTSIIKQVFQQNQRTAFVQSFVTSAVQRLKTVQV